ACGGCGGCCGTGAGCACTTCGGTGACCAGGGCGTTGACCGAACGGCCCTCCGAAGCCGCCCGCGCTCGCAAAAGGTCGTGGAGTGCCTCATCGATGCGGGTGATGAGCTGTCTCATGACGTCATGATATCACTCTGTTAACAGGCGCTATCATCGCGATCCGAACGACCGTAGCGAGGCTCGCGGGCCGTACAATCCCTGCCGACATGGGCTACCAGACGATCCTCGTCGAGCGCCGCGGTGCGGTTGAGCTCGTCACCATGAACCGGCCCGAGGTACGCAACGCACAGAACGCCGCCCTCCTCACCGAGCTGGACGAGGCGCTCCACGCCGCCGACCGCGATCCCGAGGTCAACGTCATCGTGATCGCCGGCGCCGGGCCTCACTTCTCTGCCGGGCACGACCTCAAGGCCTACGTCGGCGAGGCCGCGACCGACGAGTGGCACGAGAAACGGAAAACCCCCGAAGGCAAGTTCGAGCACGAGCGCAAGATGTACTTCGACAAGTCGATGGCGATCCGCGACCTCACGACGCCGACGATCGCGATGGTGCAGGGCAAGTGCATCGCCGGCGGCCTGATGGTCGCGTGCATGTGCGACCTGATCGTCGCCGCGGACGACGCCGTCTTCCAGAACCCGGTCCTGCGAATGACCGGCGCAGGCGTCGAGACGCTGGTCGAGTTCGCCGATCTCGGCCCGCGCAAAGCCAAGGAGTTCCTCTGGACCGGCGACGAGATCGACGCCGCGGAGGCCCACCGTCTCGGGCTCATCAACCGGGTCGTGCCGCTCGCCAAGCTGGAAGAAGAAACCCTCGCGCTCGCCGAGCGCATCGCGAAGATGCCGCCGGTCACCGTCCAGAACGTCAAGCGCTCGGTGAATCACGCGATGGATCTCGCCGGGTACCGCAACGCGCTCGAGTACCACTTCATGATCCACCAGTTCCAGCACAACACGAAGACGTCGCTCGACGCGCTTTGGGAACGCCAGCAGAAGGGCTCCATGAAGGAGCTTCTCCGCGATCGCGACGCCGACTTCGAGAAGTAGCTCTCTCTCGGATGGGGCCGGGCGCGCTCGACGACATCCGCGTCCTCGACCTCGGCACCCGCATAGGCGCACCGTTCGCCGCGACGCTGCTCGGCGAGCTCGGCGCCGACGTGATCAAGATCGAGCAGCCGGGAACCGGCGACTTCTTACGGTCGATCCCACCGTTCGACGGCGACGTGTCGCTGTTCTGGGCGGTTGAAGGACGCGGGAAACGCTCGGTCACGATCGATCTTTCCAAGCCGAAGGGGCAGGAGCTCGTGCGGGCGCTGGTCACGCATGCGGACGTGCTCGTGGAGAACTTCCAGCCGGGGACGCTCGAGCGGTGGAACCTCGCGCCGGACGACCTGCGGGCGCTGAATCCGAGATTGATCGTGAGCAGGGTCAGCGTGTACGGACAGGACGGCCCGTACCGCGACCGCCCCGGGCTCGACCGCAACGGGATCGCGCTCGGCGGTCTCCTCGGCATAACCGGCTTCCCCGATTCCCCGCCGGTCCGCCCCGGCGTCATCATCGCCGACTACCTCACGGCGCTCTTCAACACGATCGGGATCCTCGCGGCGCTCGCCGAACGGGTGCGCAGCGGCGAGGGACAGCAGGTGGAGCTCGCCCTCTACGAGAGCGTGCTGCGGGTCATGGAGTGGACCGTTGCCGCGCACGACCGGCTCGGGATCGTCCGGGAGCGAACGGGGAACCGGCTGCCGAACTCCGCGCCGCTCGACAACTACCCCACCTCAGACGGCCGATACGTGTGCATCGCGGCCGCCGGCGAGGTGCTCTTCCCGCGGCTGTGCGCGGCGATGGGACGAGCGGACCTTACGAGCGATCCCCGTTTCGCGACGCTCGCGGATCGCGCGGCGAACGCCGACGCGATCAACGAGATCGTCGCGGAATGGTGCCTTGCGCGACCCCTGGACGACATCGAGCGAACGCTCATCGAGCACCAGGTCCCGGTCACGGGCGTCTATGGGATAGACGAGATCGTCGCCGATCCCCAGGTTCAGGCTCGCGGCGCCGTGATCGACGTCAAGGATCCCGTGCTCGGCGCGGTTCGTCAGCAGGCGCCGGTGCCGCGGCTCGACCGCACGCCGCTCCGCGTCACGCACGGCGCGCCTCGCCTCGGCCAACACACCGAAGAGGTCCTCCGCGCTCTCCTCGGTCTCGGCGACCAGGAGATCGACGCCCTGCGAGCCGAAGGCGTGATCTAAAGTGTCCTAGACCCGAGTAGGAGCAGACCGTTGCGTTTGCGGGCGTTATACGCCCTGGAACGCAACACGAAGGGGCGTCAGGCGTCGGTATCGGGGCAGGGCGTTGCGTCCGCGATGTGCGCCATGTCGTCGCA
The genomic region above belongs to Actinomycetota bacterium and contains:
- a CDS encoding CoA transferase, translating into MGPGALDDIRVLDLGTRIGAPFAATLLGELGADVIKIEQPGTGDFLRSIPPFDGDVSLFWAVEGRGKRSVTIDLSKPKGQELVRALVTHADVLVENFQPGTLERWNLAPDDLRALNPRLIVSRVSVYGQDGPYRDRPGLDRNGIALGGLLGITGFPDSPPVRPGVIIADYLTALFNTIGILAALAERVRSGEGQQVELALYESVLRVMEWTVAAHDRLGIVRERTGNRLPNSAPLDNYPTSDGRYVCIAAAGEVLFPRLCAAMGRADLTSDPRFATLADRAANADAINEIVAEWCLARPLDDIERTLIEHQVPVTGVYGIDEIVADPQVQARGAVIDVKDPVLGAVRQQAPVPRLDRTPLRVTHGAPRLGQHTEEVLRALLGLGDQEIDALRAEGVI
- a CDS encoding enoyl-CoA hydratase gives rise to the protein MGYQTILVERRGAVELVTMNRPEVRNAQNAALLTELDEALHAADRDPEVNVIVIAGAGPHFSAGHDLKAYVGEAATDEWHEKRKTPEGKFEHERKMYFDKSMAIRDLTTPTIAMVQGKCIAGGLMVACMCDLIVAADDAVFQNPVLRMTGAGVETLVEFADLGPRKAKEFLWTGDEIDAAEAHRLGLINRVVPLAKLEEETLALAERIAKMPPVTVQNVKRSVNHAMDLAGYRNALEYHFMIHQFQHNTKTSLDALWERQQKGSMKELLRDRDADFEK